TGAAATAGATTTTCGAGGATGGTATAACAAAGGGTACTGGAATGATAAATACATTCCATATTCATTTGTTGATGGAGGTAAAGTTATCGCTAATGCTTCAATTAATAAAATATCAGTAGTTATTAAAGGCAAGACTTATAACGGCATTCAAATAGGAACAGTTATGACAGATCATCGTTATCGTAGTAAAGGTCTAGCTAAGCAATTAATGTGGCATATTTTGCAATTATATAAGGACTCTTGCGACTTCATATACCTATTTGCGAATAAATCTGTTTTAGATTTTTATCCAAAATTTGGTTTTACCCGGATTGATGAAAGTGAATATAGTTTAAATCTAGAAAAAAGCTCTATTAAGAGAAAAATGGATACAAGACTAAAAAAACTTACTATTGAAAAAGACCTTGCTCTACTTGAGAATTTCGCGAAAAACCGTTATATAAATTCAATGATATTAGATGTTAAACATAATGAAGCGTTGCTGATGTTCTATTTCACAAT
The window above is part of the Paenibacillus lutimineralis genome. Proteins encoded here:
- a CDS encoding GNAT family N-acetyltransferase; the protein is MGNYKLVSDYRNNKDLRASFNELAINSFEIDFRGWYNKGYWNDKYIPYSFVDGGKVIANASINKISVVIKGKTYNGIQIGTVMTDHRYRSKGLAKQLMWHILQLYKDSCDFIYLFANKSVLDFYPKFGFTRIDESEYSLNLEKSSIKRKMDTRLKKLTIEKDLALLENFAKNRYINSMILDVKHNEALLMFYFTIVFSEVIFYIDDLETIVLMEHEEETLHVYDVISLNQQNIEAVLENIIFESTKKVVFHYTPASLIEGMEVITMPDDDDALFVLSDTPLLNGNFKFPITSHC